A stretch of Lathyrus oleraceus cultivar Zhongwan6 chromosome 6, CAAS_Psat_ZW6_1.0, whole genome shotgun sequence DNA encodes these proteins:
- the LOC127094330 gene encoding NAD(P)H-quinone oxidoreductase subunit 2 A, chloroplastic-like, whose translation MKAFHLLIFDGSFLFPELILILGLIILLMIDSTLDQKEISWFYFISSTSFVMSITTLLFRWREEPMISFSGNFQTNNFNKIFQFLILLSSTLCIPLSIEYIECIEMAIIVFLLFILTATLGGTVLCSANDLITIFVALECFSLCFYLLSGYTKKDVRSNEATMKYLLMSGTSSSILVHGFSWLYGSSGGEIELQKIVNGLTNT comes from the coding sequence ATGAAAGCCTTTCATTTGCTTATTTTCGATGGAAGTTTTCTTTTTCCGGAATTGATCCTAATCTTGGGCCTAATTATTCTTCTGATGATCGATTCAACTTTGGATCAAAAAGAGATATCTTGGTTCTATTTTATCTCTTCAACAAGTTTCGTAATGAGCATAACGACGTTGTTGTTCCGATGGAGAGAAGAACCCATGATTAGTTTTTCGGGAAATTTCCAAACAAACAATTTCAACAAAATCTTTCAATTTCTTATTTTACTATCTTCAACTCTATGTATTCCTCTATCCATAGAGTACATTGAATGTATAGAAATGGCTATAATAGTGTTTCTGTTATTCATATTAACCGCTACTCTAGGAGGAACGGTTTTATGCAGCGCTAACGATTTAATAACGATCTTTGTAGCTCTAGAATGTTTCAGTTTATGCTTCTATCTACTATCTGGATATACCAAGAAAGATGTACGGTCTAATGAGGCTACTATGAAATATTTACTCATGAGTGGCACAAGCTCTTCTATTCTGGTTCATGGTTTCTCTTGGCTATATGGTTCATCCGGTGGAGAGATAGAGCTTCAAAAAATAGTGAATGGTCTTACCAATACATAA